In one Planctomycetaceae bacterium genomic region, the following are encoded:
- a CDS encoding DUF1501 domain-containing protein, with translation MTIHRFQSRREMLLTAGAGFGALPLAALLAESAAGETNTAALQAHRRVQAKSVIFLFMEGGPSHVDLFDPKPLMNKLAGQPLPDSYETPILAMGEAKAPILASKRRWAQHGDSGLWISDWLPHTAKCADDLAVIRSCWSNGINHAGGVCSMNTGSPIAGRPSLGAWVNYGLGTENSNLPAFVVMQDTATEVVNGSRNWGTGFMPAVYQGVQFNATGEPVSDLSRPEHESADRQRRKLKALEILNRRHAERRPQQSELDARIKGYELAFRMQASAPEAVDLSTETEETQKLYGLDDKHCATFGRQCLLARRLVERGVRFVQLYHGAGSKWDSHSAIEKNHGAMCRQSDLPVAGLMQDLKRRGLLESTVVIWGGEFGRTPMSEQGDGRDHNPSGFTMWMAGGGIKGGQTIGATDDLGLHAIENRLHVHDLHATVMWLLGLNHRDIVYYDKGRPERIDQNDGQP, from the coding sequence ATGACCATCCACAGATTTCAATCGCGCCGGGAAATGCTGCTGACAGCCGGAGCCGGATTTGGAGCACTTCCGCTGGCCGCATTGCTTGCCGAAAGCGCGGCCGGAGAAACCAACACGGCGGCTCTGCAGGCTCACCGCCGCGTTCAGGCCAAAAGCGTCATCTTTCTGTTCATGGAAGGCGGGCCGAGCCACGTTGACCTGTTCGATCCGAAACCGCTGATGAATAAGCTGGCCGGTCAGCCTCTGCCCGATTCGTACGAAACGCCGATCCTGGCGATGGGTGAAGCGAAGGCTCCGATTCTGGCATCGAAGCGCCGCTGGGCTCAGCACGGCGACAGCGGCCTGTGGATTTCCGACTGGCTGCCTCACACCGCGAAATGCGCCGACGATCTGGCCGTGATTCGAAGCTGCTGGAGCAACGGAATCAACCACGCCGGCGGAGTTTGTTCGATGAACACTGGTTCGCCGATCGCCGGCCGGCCGTCGCTGGGAGCGTGGGTGAACTACGGGCTGGGAACCGAAAACAGCAACCTTCCCGCGTTTGTCGTCATGCAGGACACCGCCACCGAAGTCGTCAACGGCTCGCGCAACTGGGGCACCGGATTCATGCCCGCTGTATATCAGGGAGTTCAGTTCAACGCGACGGGCGAACCGGTGTCTGACCTGTCTCGTCCGGAACACGAATCCGCCGACCGGCAGCGGCGAAAACTGAAAGCGCTGGAAATTCTGAACCGCCGACATGCCGAACGACGGCCTCAGCAGTCGGAACTGGACGCACGCATCAAAGGTTACGAACTGGCGTTTCGAATGCAGGCGTCGGCTCCGGAAGCCGTGGATCTGTCCACGGAAACCGAAGAAACACAAAAACTGTACGGCCTGGACGACAAGCACTGCGCGACGTTCGGGCGCCAGTGCCTGCTGGCCCGGCGACTCGTCGAACGCGGCGTGCGGTTCGTCCAGCTCTATCACGGTGCCGGCAGCAAATGGGATTCACACTCCGCCATCGAAAAGAATCACGGAGCCATGTGCCGGCAGAGCGACCTGCCCGTGGCGGGACTGATGCAGGACCTGAAGCGACGCGGCCTGCTGGAATCCACCGTGGTCATCTGGGGCGGCGAATTCGGACGGACTCCGATGAGCGAACAGGGTGACGGCCGTGACCACAACCCCAGCGGCTTCACGATGTGGATGGCCGGCGGCGGAATCAAAGGCGGGCAAACCATCGGCGCGACGGACGATCTGGGCCTGCACGCCATCGAAAACCGCCTTCACGTC